In Osmia lignaria lignaria isolate PbOS001 chromosome 5, iyOsmLign1, whole genome shotgun sequence, a single genomic region encodes these proteins:
- the LOC117607858 gene encoding transmembrane emp24 domain-containing protein 7: MNYWSICLLLLSLFGTILRTGGVELTFELPDNAKQCFFQEIEQNATAMLEFQVVTGGQYDVDVMLEAPNKKIIYQQIKTQFDSHQFTAPITGAYQACFSNEFSTFSHKLVYMDFRVGDQLPLTGLGEHATVMTQMESSAQEVYKNLNSILDYQTHHRLREAQGRKRAEDLNTHVLAWSIMEMLTILVISVSEVFILKTFFTERKN; this comes from the exons atgaactaCTGGTCAATTTGCTTGCTATTACTCTCGCTATTTGGTACAATATTACGTACTGGTGGCGTCGAGCTAACCTTTGAACTTCCTGACAATGCGAAACAATGTTTCTTTCAGGAGATTGAACAAAATGCAACAGCAATGCTTGAATTTCAG GTTGTAACAGGTGGACAGTACGATGTAGATGTAATGTTAGAAGCCCCAAATAAGAAGATCATTTATCAGCAAATAAAAACTCAATTTGACTCACATCAATTCACAGCACCAATAACTGGAGCTTATCAAGCCTGTTTTAGCAATgaattttctacattttcacACAAGCTTGTTTATATGGATTTTCGAGTTGGTGATCAGTTGCCACTTACAGGACTTGGTGAACATGCAACTGTTATGACTCAG aTGGAGTCTTCTGCACAAGAAGTATATAAAAACTTGAATAGTATCTTGGATTATCAAACACACCATCGATTAAGAGAAGCTCAAGGACGTAAACGTGCAGAGGATTTAAATACCCATGTACTAGCATGGTCTATCATGGAAATGCTTACGATCTTAGTTATATCTGTATCAGAAGTGTTCATTTTAAAAACCTTCTTCACAGAACGAAAAAATTAG
- the LOC117607829 gene encoding nudC domain-containing protein 1: MTKIVELRPNKNLINTKFEKYQFSTEEIPIDTEINLKANVRRLELTTNRDSLLETRLFAFHNHLFKNPYDTSCWFIDENWFVWRLKIDGNLEQMHLIHNSDANVQNVLYNPSIGFTSNNIVAISDGGDCLKLLITDTQEHVKTFTLSDAEPGVILDIRYVNDTSSIVIVTCDIRSTGEKKFTRLVLLTYSWKNAGDTCESFELNNKETLKVNGAVEYLYIEDSGNYLHSICQDYITFECPKVQKTTDDKKDSEKSKEIKIPKYCWSQHEDSITVWLTIDKEHKDKVKVNVTPLELSVTVNDNALIQGQCQHRLDETLTTWKYEEDTFKLELYKFESGLMWNELIKGDAGGECLPNETLAAEIHSRLAHLCTDQTDNKQGQPCLGFNAEQLEECDLEGKDSLLQRVDLKTQESTHLAMLGTSNHVLFTYKTKSGQAICLRHDNDGCLWITGQVDDTKWNMEHCYTFPGFGYVEASKCNKKFCVSPNDGSYVAILEHTRYIFLYKRPEPNIQVGKQWIVDLGTETCPIMGAVATNKYLIVLTKNKLYRLHICF; this comes from the exons ATGACAAAAATTGTTGAACTACGTCctaacaaaaatttgataaatacgaaatttgaaaaataccaGTTTTCAACCGAAGAAATTCCCATAGATACTGAGATAAATTTAAAAGCAA atGTACGTAGGTTAGAGTTAACAACAAACCGAGATTCTCTATTAGAAACTCGATTATTTGCATTCcataatcatttatttaaaaatccttATGATACATCATGTTGGTTTATTGATGAAAATTGGTTTGTTTGGCGATTAAAAATAGATGGAAATTTGGAACAAATGCATTTAATACATAATTCAGATGCAAATGTACAGAATGTATTGTACAATCCATCAATTGGATTTActagtaataatattgttgcaatttctgacggaggggattgtttaaaattattaataacagaTACTCAAGAGCATGTTAAAACTTTCACGTTAAGTGATGCAGAACCTGGAGTTATATTAGATATACGTTATGTGAACGATACATCTTCCATTGTTATTGTAACATGTGATATTAGAAGtacaggagaaaagaaatttacaaGATTGGTATTATTAACATATTCTTGGAAAAATGCAGGAGATACCTGTGAATCGTTTGAGcttaataataaagaaacattAAAAGTAAATGGTGCTGTTGAGTATCTGTATATAGAAGACTCTGGTAACTATTTGCACTCTATTTGTCAAGACTATATTACATTTGAATGCCCAAAAGTACAAAAAACTACTGACGATAAAAAAGATTCAGAAAAaagcaaagaaataaaaattccaaaatattgCTGGTCTCAACATGAAGATTCTATCACAGTTTGGCTTACAATAGATAAAGAGCATAAAGATAAAGTCAAAGTAAATGTAACACCATTAGAATTGTCTGTAACAGTGAATGATAACGCACTGATCCAAGGACAGTGTCAACACAGACTGGATGAAACTTTAACAACATGGAAATATGAAGAAGATACATTTAAACtagaattatataaatttgaaaGTGGTTTAATGTGGAATGAACTGATTAAGGGTGATGCTGGTGGAGAATGTTTACCTAATGAAACATTAGCTGCTGAAATTCATTCAAG ATTAGCACATTTATGCACAGACCAAACAGATAATAAACAAGGTCAACCTTGTTTAGGGTTCAATGCTGAACAGCTTGAAGAATGTGATCTTGAAGGAAAAGATAGTTTGTTGCAAAGGGTTGATCTCAAAACACAAGAAAGTACACACTTAGCTATGCTCGGAACAAGCAACCATgtattatttacatataaaacaAAGTCTGGACAAGCGATTTGTTTAAGACACGATAATGATGGTTGTTTATGGATAACTGGTCAAGTAGATGATACCAAATGGAATATGGAACATTGTTATACCTTTCCTGGTTTCGGTTATGTTGAAGCAAGCAAATGCAACAAGAAATTTTGTGTCTCTCCTAAtg ATGGTTCTTATGTTGCTATATTGGAACATACAAGAtacatatttctttataaaaggCCTGAACCTAATATTCAAGTTGGAAAACAATGGATCGTGGATTTAGGTACTGAAACTTGTCCCATCATGGGAGCTGTTGccacaaataaatatttaattgttcTTACTAAAAACAAATTATATCGACTACATATCtgtttttga